A segment of the Prevotella sp. HUN102 genome:
AACAACACGCGTACTTACGATACGCCGAACAGATCGTTTGGAAATGGTTCACGTGCTACCTTCAGCAATGGTGGCAGCTTCGGAGGCTCAAGAAGTTCCGGTGGTGGAAGTTTCGGAGGTTCTCGTGGTGGTGGCGGCAGCTTTGGTGGACACCGTCGCTGACAATCGGTTCCATCGGCACTCATAATCGATTCCATCGTCGTTGGTAATCAGTTCCATCGTTATTGATAATCGGTTTCATCGTCGCGATGATAGGAAATCAATCAAGAGAAATCATCTATTTAAAATCTTTAGATAATTATGAAAAAGCAATATTATTTTCTGTTTGCTTCATTGTTGGCAATGCCAGCAATGGCACAGGAGACATACGAAAATGCCCGTTTGACAGGCGAAGACCTCAACGGAACGGCTCGTTACGTTGGTATGGGTGGTGCATTGGAAGCCCTCGGTGCTGATATTTCAACCATCGGAAGCAATCCTGCCGGCATAGGTCTCTTCCGTCATAACACGTTAAGCGTCAGTGGTGGACTGCTGATGCAGGGCAAAGGTAATGAGTTTGCGAATGGGAAAAAGACAAATGCGAGCTTTGATCAGATTGGTGGCGTTTATTCTACGCGCACCGGTCGGAAGTCATACCTCAATTTAGGTTTCAATTACCACAAAAGCAAGAACTTCAACTATATTCTCAATGCTGCGAACTCCCTCAACGGAAGTTCTCAGAACGGTCAGTCCTACTTGAAAGGGATGCTGGGAAGCGAAGCCAATGGTGGTTTTTCGGTACGTCAGATGAAAGACGGTACCTATATGGGATATGTGGATGATAAGAGCGACAATACATCTTACAGTTGGAGCCAGACAGATTACCTGTATTGGAACACCGTTATTCCTGATGTTAAGGCAGGTCCGAACGATTCTAAGTTCTTCGAGTACCCTGCACAGAGCTATATGTTCGACCGCTCAAGCAAGGGATATATAGCTAATTACGATTTCAATATCAGCGGTAACATTAAGGATCGTGTGTTCCTCGGTGTTACGTTCGGTATCAAGGATGTGGATTATAAGGGATACAGCGAGTATAACGAAACATTGATGGGGAATAAAGGAACCATTGCTATGGCAGATGAGCGCAGAGTTTCGGGAACAGGATTCGATGTAACGGCAGGTGTTATCGTTCGTCCACTCGACAATTCTCCATTCCGTTTTGGTGCGTATGTGAAGTCTCCGACTTGGTATAACCTCACAACAGAGAATTATACACAGATTCTCAACAACACAACCGAAGGCGGCACACACGATAGTGGAAAAATAAGCAATGCTTATGATTTCAAGATATGGACACCTTGGAAGTTCGGTTTCTCACTTGGCCATACGGTAGGCAACTATCTTGCGCTTGGTCTTAGCTATGAATACGAAGACCACAGCACAATCAACACCCGAATCAATGACGGTGTATATTATGATTACGATTCTTGGTATGGTTATGGCGACGTTTATGAGTCTACATCGGCAGACGGTTATATGAACGAGCACGCAGAAATAGCGTTGAAAGGTGTGAGCACATTGAAATTGGGTGCAGAGTATAAGCCGACAGCTAATCTTGCCCTTCGTATAGGTTACAACTATATAAGCCCTAAGTACAATGCAGAAGCTCAGAAGAATCCAACGCTTCCTTCTTACGGCACAAGCTATTCTTCGGCAACTGATTATACAAACTGGGATGCTACGAACCGTTTCACTTGTGGTATCGGATATCAGATCAAGAAATTCAATATCGACTTGGCTTATCAGTACAGCAGTCAGAAAGGCGAATTTTATCCATTCAGCAATCTGAGCGTTGAGGATGGCGGACAAATCCATTCCAACACAACGACTGCAACAAAGGTTGATAAGAACCATAGTCAGTTATTGCTGACTTTAGGCTACCATTTCTAAGTAAAAAAACATTCTTCCTTCATTGGAAAATAAAAAACAGGAGCATAAGAATGCTCCTGTTTTTTTGTATTAAGCCCTTTCTTTTTGCTTATCACAGCAAATCTGCCGCCTGTCATTGCATTATCTTTTTCAGTTTATCTTCTTCTATTTTTATCCGTTCTGTAAAGTTGGTAAACGTGTTGCAGTTTTGCGGAATGCACAATGAGTAGACTTTTACGTTGCCGCCATACCCTTCAAGCGTTCCACAGCCATTTACCGTCGTATCTTTTGCAGGATGTATGAAACCACCTGACTCAAATTTCCTGATATACATATAAGTGATAATCTGGTTCAAGTCTTCCCTGTCTATTATTGTATTTCCCTTGTCGCTCTGCATTTGTTTATATTTGGCATCGAGTGCCGTATCGTTTTTCCAATAGTCGGGATAGCGGTATGCGTTGAAATCAGATGAGGAAGTCTTGTTGAACACGCTAAGCCCGCCTTTTCTATCTTTATTCTTAGGATGCTTAAATCCCAAATCTTTAAAAAGTTTGGCCAAATATTCCTCCCAAAGCCAAGCAGCATCGAACAAAATACCATATATCTGTTGAGTGTTGTTGCCGAACGACAGTTTCTTATGGCATAGTATCATTAGGCAAAGACGCTGCAATGCCACATAATTCGAGAAGTAAGGGCGACTGATGGGTTTCATATTCTTGGCAATTATCTTCTGCAAATCCCTTGAATTAAATGAAGTTGTTGCCTGTTCTATCCTTTTAACGGCCTCTTCTGTTTCTCTGCTGTTATGTAATATCAGCTTGGCGGCACTTCGCTTGATATATTCTATCGTGTGCCGAATCAACTGTGTCAAGGCATTATCGTGCGAATACTCACGAACCCGATAAGCAATGTTGCCTTGGAACGGAATATTCGTTTTTATATGTCGGGCTATGTCTATCGTTCCCCGCACACGGGCATCGTTATATTCCCGAGTGCAATACTCACGATACAGACCTTGCTCCAAGGCTTTCGTAAGCATATAAGGAAACAGATAGACCAGAAAATCGAAGATTCGTTCCTCGTCGCTGTGCATTTTAAGGTCTACGACATTTATTCCCAACACCCGTTGCAGCATATAGTGCAGAAAGAAATCTTTATCATCGTCTTCGCTGAAACGGGAGGAAATGCTCAGTTTGGTATTCCCTATGCCCACGAACCCAACAACATTGTTCGTATATAGCTTATTATCATTGATACGGAAGATGCACGACGAACCTATATCATCGCCGTTTTCGCCCAATGAATGAGGAAAAACAAGCAGGTTAGGATGCTTTTCTTCGCAAATCTTCTTCAGCGTTACACCACTATAAGGCAACAAGTCAGCCAGTTCCCCGTTGCTTATTTCCTTCCCGCAATTATTATCCGTCGTTCGCATTCTTTACTCTTCAAAACTGTCTACACCCCTAAATGCTTCTTCAAGTTTCTTGAAATTCGCTTCAGCATCGGGCATTCCGCGCAGATATTCCTTTAGCAAACTTGACAGATGGTAGTCCCAGAGTTCCTCCATATCCGTTTGATTGAGGAACAAAGCACCGCCAATCTGAAATTCCCGTCCCAATCCTTCAGTTTTCAAGATTGTATCATTAAGCGCAAACATCCGTTCCCTTGCTTCTCCCTGAATGTTCATATTGTCGGCACTGTCTTTTGCCGATACCTCAATCCACGTGAAACGGCGGCGCATAGCAAAGTCCATACTCTCCACGCTGCGGTCTATATCGTTCATCGTGCCGATGATATAGACGTTTTCAGGAACGAAAAATCCGTCACGGAAAACATCTCCTTGATCCACCAATTCCTGATATTGAGTTTTCACTTTTATTCTGTCTTCCTCTTTTCTATAACCGGGATCAATGGAGAAGAACAGTTCGCCAAAAATCTTGGATATTTCTCCACGGTTGATTTCGTCGATGATGAAAACGTAATTCTTGTTTTTAACTTCCGACTTAGCGACTTTCAAGTCAGGGTGTTTGCTTTTAATATCCTCGCCAATGGCAGTAGTATATGGTTTCCAATCCAGTATTTCACCTTTCTCTATATATGCTTTCAGAAATTCTTTCTTCACAACAAATTGTGTTTTAGCCGTAAAGACAGTAATATTCCGATTTGAATTTGCAGCTATTTTAAAAGGTTTCTTCTGCACAGTAGTTGTGAGTTCTGCTTCCTCACACTCAATTAAATTATCTATATACTTTTGATAGATATCTTCAAAATTACCCGTAAAATTCTCATTTTCCAAGGCTTTCTTGCAAAAACTCTTGAAAATTCCGTCTTTACGTTCAAAGGCAATATTACCGTTTTCGTCTTTTACAGGGCGCAATCCCTCCACAAAGTCCGAATAATCATACGAAGGATGAAACTGCACCATCTCGTATTCTGCCCCCATCGCTTCGGCAATTTTGCGGGCAAGGTAAGTTTTTCCTGTGCCGGGTGCGCCGGTCAGTACAATATTCTTGCTTTCTTTTAAAATCTTTACGTAGGGTTTATATTGAGACTTTATGTCCATTTCTTCAGATTTATTTCTATACAAATAATTTTCTACATAGAGTGGTATTTCATTCTTATTCAAAGTTCCGTATGGTATCCATTGTCTTTCAGGGCTTTTTATGTTGAAGTCTTTTGTAGGGATATACCCTTCCTCTTTGAAACAAAGCCACGCAACGTCAATATAATGAGAATAATAAGATTTATTCCCGTCCTTGTCGGTGCCTGCAAAGTGTATTTGCGACTTATATTTATAGGGCGATAAAGCAATACCCATACCATAAAATCCGTGATTATTATTGGTACAGCAAATTATATCACCATTGCAAATCTGCTTAATGAGTTTAAAGGGATAGACAGCACTTTCATCCTGATTTTTATATATGGATTCTAATTCGGCAGTTGTCGAATCACTGTAATCTTCGTCATTCCATCCAATAGCCATAAGGTTGTTTTCTACAAAACTGTTCCAAGCTATTTGTTTTTGACCCTTACAATGTGTCGGGGATATGAAATAACATTTGTGTTCTGCTTTTAAATCCTCAACAGATAAATTGTTAGGAATAGAAAAATTGATTTCGTTCTTTTCAATCTCCATTCCCAATTCTTTGACAAAATCATAGAATTGTTGCGTCAGAAAATCATCTTTATAATTCTTGTATAACTTTAAATCAGTCAGGTTATTAAGAACTTCTATTCCGTCTCCACTTCCATAACTCACGGAATGTTTCTCATAAGTATTGTTCTTGAATCCAACAAATCGGCAAGGCGCAAAAAACAATTTGTTGCCGAAAGATTCTACAATAAATCGTGTAGCATTCTCAAAACGTTCTTTTGCCCATTCTTTTTTCTCTTCCGATCCATCTTTTAGATAAGAATAGAGGGTGTAGATATTCTTTACAACATCTATTCTGTTTTCTACAAAATCAGCTCTTGCCATATTTTATTCTTTGATTAATTTCGTTGCGATAATAGCGTATGCTGCTATCATTATTTTGAAAAGGTAATAATAGTATTGCTTTTATTTTGAATAGCTACAAATTTAATAATAATAAATGAATAATGGAAAGCTCTTCGGCTATTTGGGGAAAAGAATCTGCCTGATGCTGCAAGAAACTTCTTCAGTCGTCATTTCGTATAGGAATATACGCTCTGTTCCTATATCAGTTTGTAAAATTTAATGATCAAAAAACGCACAAAATTTTTCTGCGATTTAGAAAAATAATCGACAGATTTGGGAGGAATGGAATGAGGATTTCGTGCGTTTGAATCTTACTGACCGAAGATTGTTTTCCATTCTTGCGATAAATGCAATGCGATTGTCGCAGGAATGGAAGGCAAAATAAGGAAGAATGATAGCGAAAATGTGATAGATAATTCAGATATACTGTTCTATTTGCGAATAAATTTCCAAACAGAATATGCACACTTCGGGTATATAGATTGTAGATGGTTGAGAATAAGCGTTTTAAAATTGCACGCTGAAAACTCCCGTATTTGAAAAATAGAAATCCTTTGCCGAAAATAATGGAATTATACAGAGGCTTTTGTCATTATTTTTCGGCTGATTCATAGTTCGTTTTTTATGTTTTTATGCCGAATATGGTTATTTATATCGGCGCAAAGCTCCGAGCAGTTCGCCGTTTTCTGATTTCGTTCCGATGGTTATTTGCAGACAGTTGTTGCACAAGGCAACCTTTGTTCTGTTCCGGACGCTGATGCCTTCTGCCGTCAGATAGTCGTAAATAGTCTGGGCATCGGTTACTTTTATGAGAAAGAAATTGGCGTCTGAGGGATAAACTTCCTCGCAGATGGGCAGTTCCTTGAGGGCTTTCATCATCTTGGAACGCTCCTGAAGGAGGATTTTTATCCAGTCTTCAACATCGAATGGGTGCTGAAGGGCTTCCAATGCCTGATTCTGTGTGAGGAGATTGATGTTGTAGGGCTGCTTAACCTTGTTGAGCAAGTCGATAATTTCTTTCCGTGCAAAGGCCATTCCCAGACGTATGGCAGCGCATCCCCACGCTTTTGAGAAGGTATTGAGTACAATGATGTTTGGATATTTCGCCAGTTCTTCCCTGAAAGTCTTTTGTTTTGAGAAATCGGAATAAGCCTCGTCCGCAACAACGATGCCATCGAAGGTTTCCACTATTTTCTGAATCTCATCACGGTTGAGATTGTTTCCCGTAGGCGTGTTCGGCGAGCAGAGCCAAATCAGCTTTGTATTCTTGTCGCAGGCAGCAAGTATCTTGTCGGATTCTATGTCGTATCTTTCGTTGAGAAGCACAGGACGGTATTCCACGTTGTTGAGGTCTGCGCAGCGTTTATACATTTCTCGGGTCGGTTCTATTGCAACAACGTTGTCTTTCGTTGGTTCGCAGAAGATGCGGTAGCACAGATCTATGGCTTCGTCGGAGCCGTTTCCGAGGAATATTTCTTCTGCCTTCACTCCTTTGATTTTGGCAATCTTCGCCTTCAAATCTGTTTGGAGAGGGTCGGGATAACGGTTGAAGGGCTTGTTGTATGGGTTCTCGTCTGCATCGAGGAGCACGTGTGCATTGCGCCCTTCAGGTTGATTGCGTGCATCGGAATAAGGAGTAAGTTTCCAGATATTGGGTCTTGTGAGTTCTTCCAAACTTCTCATAGTCATATCCTTTCAGTTGTTTTGTTTCCTCAAATTTGGTTTTATGGTTTGCCGATTCTTGCCGTTATGACCGTTTTGTGCGCAGTTGTCGTTATCCTCTTCTTTTAAATTCAGAGCATACGATTGACGTTGCGATGGCTACGTTCAGGGAATCAGCCTTGTGTTCGCTATTTGAAAACGTGGGTATCAGCAGTTTTCTGTTCACTTTCTCCCGTATGGGCTGCGAAATGCCGTTCCCTTCGTTTCCCATCACAATGATTCCGCTTTTGCTCAAGGCTTCTTCGTAGATGTTTCTGCCGTCAAGCATTGTTCCGTAGACAGGGAAATCGCCGGGCAGAAATGCGATTAAGTCTTCTAAGTTGATGTAATGGATATTCACGCGGGCAATGCTTCCCATCGTGGCTTGCACCACTTTCGGGTTCCAACAGTCCACGGTGTCGTTTGAACAGATGATGTTGTCGATTCCGAACCAGTCTGCAACTCGGATGATTGTTCCCAAATTGCCGGGATCCTGCACGCCGTCGAGCGCAATGGAAAGCGTGGAAAGAATGTCGGGAGAGGCACTTTTGGGTTTAAACCTGAACACGCCGAGCATCGGTTGGGGGTGCTGAAGGAAAGAAACTCTCTTTATGTCTTCCGCATCCTCAATTATATCTTCCGCCGTGAAGCCTGCATCGAGCAGGTCGTTCACCACTTTTGGTCCTTCGGCAACGAACAAGCCTGCCTTTTCACGGCCTTTCTTGGTTTCGAGCGAACGGATAAGTTTTATTTTATTCTTTGATATCACATCGCAAATTTACAAAAAACTATCCACTCTCCGTCTTTAACTCTCAACTTTTTAGTATCTTTGCGCAAAAAAGAACAGGTATTCAATGTTTCGCATCAGATTATTCCATCTTCACTTTATATTGGCAATCGGTATTCTGGGAATACTTTTTGCGGCTTGTTCGGCTGAAAAATTCGTTCCGGATAACGAATATATGCTCGACAAGGTTGAAATAAGGTCGGACGCAAAAGGCATCAATCCGTCGCAACTTGCCCAGTATGTACGCCAGAAAGGAAACTCACGATGGTTCTCTTTCTTCAAGATTCCACTCGGAACATACGCGCTTGCAGGCAAGGACACCACGAAATGGATAAACCGAACCTTGCAGAAAGTGGGTGAGGAACCGGTGCTTTACGACACGGTTCAGGCTCGGCTGTCTTGTGAAGACCTTCGTATCGCAATGAACAATATGGGATATATGAACGCTTCGGTGGACATTGACACCAAAGTGAAGGGCAAGAAGCTTACTGCCATCTACAACCTGCACCCCGGCGCACCGTTCGTTATCAAGAATTTCAGTTACGACATTGAGGATTCCCTGATAGCTGAGATTCTGAAACCACATCTTCCACAAGGTTTCGATAAGGCGCATCCTCGCCAGTTCACGGTTTCCTCTCTCGACGATGAGCGGAAACGACTGACCAAGATACTGAACGATTCGGGTTATTACAGGTTCAATAAAGACTTCATTTATTACAGTGCGGATTCCATTCGAGGCTCAAAGGAAGTGGATGTTACGCTGCATCTTACCAAATTCAGGGCGAACGGAAAGGCTGAACCTACCTTGCATCCACGCTATTTCATTGATAAAGTGAACATTATTCCCGGAGATTCGACGGGCATTCACTTGAGAAAGAGTGTCATTGACGACAATAATCTGATAGAATCGGGTAAATATTTCTCTGCAAGCGACTTGCAAAAGACTTATAATAATTTTGCAAGACTGGGTGCTGTGCGCTATACGAACATAGATTTCAGGGAGAAACAAACGTTCGACAACATTATTTTCGGCAGAAACACATCGCTGAAAGGTTCGCAACTGCATTATCTTGATGCTGACATAAAGCTCTCCAACAACAAGCCGCACACTATTTCGTTTCAGCCTGAAGGTACGAATACGGCCGGCGATCTCGGTGTTGCAGGTGCTTTGAGCTATCAGAACAGAAATCTGTTCAAAGGCAGCGAGCTTTTCAGCATAGAGCTGCGTGCAGCTTTCGAGGCAATTACGGGTCTGGAAGGCTACGACAACCACAATTATGAGGAATACAGCGTGCAGACTCGCTTGGAGTTTCCCCGATTCCTTGCTCCGTTCGTTACCAGAGACTTCAGAAGAAGGAGCAATGCAACCTCTGAAGCCACTGTGAGTTGGGATCTTCAGAACCGGCCGGAGTTTCATCGGCGTGTCTTTTCAGCAGCGTGGAAATACCATTGGATGAATCCTCTGAAGCACTTGAAATACGATTTCGACGTCTTCGACCTCAGTTATGTCTATATGCCTTGGATCAGTCAGACTTTCAAGAAGGATTATCTCGACGACGTTTCAAACCGTAATGCAATTCTTAGATACAATTATGAGGATCTTTTCATAATGAAGATGGGATTTGCAGCAAGCTATAATTACAATGATATTGCGATACGTGGACAGGTGGAGTCGGCAGGCAACCTGTTGAGTGGGCTTAATTCCATCTTTAATTTCAAGGAAAACGCCGATGGACAGCACACGCTTTTCAACATAGCTTACGCTCAATACATTAAATTCGACTTTGATTTTACAAAGATAATTCGCTTCGACGAACGAAATTCATTGGTACTGCACGGCGATTTCGGTATTGCTTGGCCGTTCGGCAACAGTAAGGTGCTGCCCTTTGAAAAGCGATATATTGCCGGTGGAGCCAATTCCGTCCGTGGATGGAGCGTTCGTGAGCTTGGACCCGGTAAGTTCAAGGGATATGACGGAAGGATAGATTTCATCAATCAGACCGGCGATTTGAAGATAGACCTCAATGCAGAGTATCGCACGCATCTGTTCTGGAAGTTCGACGGAGCTGCATTCGTGGACGCCGGTAACATCTGGACATTGCGGGAATATGCTGAACAGCCGGGCGGACAGTTCAAGTTTGATGAATTTTATAAGCAGTTGGCAGTTGCGTATGGCCTCGGTTTGCGCTTGAATTTCGATTATTTCATTCTCCGTCTTGATGCAGGTATGAAGGCTATAAACCCTTCTTATGAAACAAGCAAGGAGCATTTTGCCATCTTCCATCCGAACTTAGGGCGCGATTTCAAGCTGCATTTTGCTGTCGGACTCCCATTCTAAACTGCTTCCGACACGAAAATGTATCAGAAACCCTGCTGAAACTCCTGACGATTTTGCGATAGTTCTGCAAAGAAAAAGTCCATTGATTCCCCTGTTTGGAAAATCAATGGACTTTAATATTTTGCCGTTAGCCTTGATTCTTTGAAACTAATGTCCGGCTTATCTGAATGTATGAAATCTGTTCTTTCGGTTGAAAGACTATAACTTTACCTTCTTTCTCTTGCCAATGCTTTCGTTGCTCATTCTGTCTAAAGCCGTAACGACGTATGTGTATCGGGTGCTTCCGTCTCTGTAATTGAGCTTCAGTATCGTACCTCTCGTGATACAGACAATCTTCGATGGGTCATCGGTATTGATTTCTTCGCCCGGAGCAAACTTGTAGACTACGTATTTATAAGCCTCGTCGTCCCAACCTGTTCCCTTGGGAGCTTTCCATTGCAGATAGTATTCGCCGTTTTCCTTTCTCACTTTCACTTTCTTGGGCTTCCCCGGGGCGTCATTGTCTATGAAAGGCATACTCGGCTGAAGGGCGGGGTAACGCCAATAGTCTGTCTGCAACACAGAACCATAGTTTCCCGGATTGTCTACAACGGACGCTGCATACCAAAGCACGGTGCCTTGAACGTTTTCTGACTGCTGGTGCAAACGGTGCTTGGCAGGCAACTGATGCGAACGGGGATTCTGTGGGTCGGACGCTTTTACCGTGCGGAGCACGTCTTCGCCGATATATAAGGGACGATTGCCCGCATATTTGTTCCACCACTGAATCAGTTCTTTGTAATCGGCAGCCTTGTGTCCTATTTCCCAGTAGATCTGCGGCACACAATAGTCCACCCATCCATTGTTTACCCATTTGAGAACATCGGCATACAGGTCGTCGTAATTCTGAAGACCGCTGGTTCTGCTTCCTATGTTCGGCGCACTCTTTTGGTTGCGATAGATGCCGAACGGCGATACCCCGAACTTCACCCACGGCTTCACTCTGTGGATGGTTTCGGAGAGTTGCTTGATAAACATATTCACGTTGTCTCTGCGCCAGTCCTGAATGCTGTTGAATCCTCTGCCATACGTTCTGTATTGCTGCTGATCCGGAATCTGAATGCCCGGAGCAGGGTAGGGATAGAAGTAATCATCGATGTGGAATCCGTCTACATCGTAGCGTTGAAGGATGTCTTCAACAATCTTGCAGATGTAGTCTCGGTTTTCGGGAATACCCGGATTGAGTATGCTCAAGCCGTCGTAGGCAAACACACGGTTGGGAAACTGCCGTGCAACGTGGTTGGACGCCAACTCGTTTGTAGTCTTTGTCTTTGCACGATAGGGATTGATCCAAGCGTGAAGCTCCATTCCGCGCTTGTGGCATTCGTCGATCATCCATTGCAATGGATCCCAATACGGATTGGGAGCAACGCCCTGTCTTCCCGTAAGAAACTTACTCCAAGGCTCATACTTGCTGGGGTAGAGGGCATCGCACTCTGCACGAACCTGAAAGATAATGGCATTTACGCCGTATTTCTGCAACTGATTCAGTTGGGAAGTGAGCGTTCGCTGCATCTGTTGGGTGCCAATGCCCTGAAACTGTCCGTTCACACACTGTATCCAAGCTCCTCTGAACTCTCGTTTTTTCGGGCGACTTGCCGAAAAAGCAAAATTGCTTGCACATAAAAACATTATGGCAAGCATTGCAACTTTTAAAATGCAGGACTTATTCATCTCCAATTTAATATGTATATATTTCTTGTTTATCAATATTATTTAGTGGTTTTCTTGAAATACTGGCGATGGAATTTCCGTTCAGCCTTCAAAACGGCATTGAGTTTCAAGGCAGAAAGCACTCTCAGCATCTTCTGATGGTATTCCTTTTCCACCTGTTTCATATTTATGTTCAGGTCGTCTGTCATTGTAATTGCATTCCTCGCCTCGCTTTCCGTTGCGGCATTGCACTTCTTGTGTTGTCGAAT
Coding sequences within it:
- the hisC gene encoding histidinol-phosphate transaminase, which produces MRSLEELTRPNIWKLTPYSDARNQPEGRNAHVLLDADENPYNKPFNRYPDPLQTDLKAKIAKIKGVKAEEIFLGNGSDEAIDLCYRIFCEPTKDNVVAIEPTREMYKRCADLNNVEYRPVLLNERYDIESDKILAACDKNTKLIWLCSPNTPTGNNLNRDEIQKIVETFDGIVVADEAYSDFSKQKTFREELAKYPNIIVLNTFSKAWGCAAIRLGMAFARKEIIDLLNKVKQPYNINLLTQNQALEALQHPFDVEDWIKILLQERSKMMKALKELPICEEVYPSDANFFLIKVTDAQTIYDYLTAEGISVRNRTKVALCNNCLQITIGTKSENGELLGALRRYK
- a CDS encoding glycoside hydrolase family 10 protein gives rise to the protein MLAIMFLCASNFAFSASRPKKREFRGAWIQCVNGQFQGIGTQQMQRTLTSQLNQLQKYGVNAIIFQVRAECDALYPSKYEPWSKFLTGRQGVAPNPYWDPLQWMIDECHKRGMELHAWINPYRAKTKTTNELASNHVARQFPNRVFAYDGLSILNPGIPENRDYICKIVEDILQRYDVDGFHIDDYFYPYPAPGIQIPDQQQYRTYGRGFNSIQDWRRDNVNMFIKQLSETIHRVKPWVKFGVSPFGIYRNQKSAPNIGSRTSGLQNYDDLYADVLKWVNNGWVDYCVPQIYWEIGHKAADYKELIQWWNKYAGNRPLYIGEDVLRTVKASDPQNPRSHQLPAKHRLHQQSENVQGTVLWYAASVVDNPGNYGSVLQTDYWRYPALQPSMPFIDNDAPGKPKKVKVRKENGEYYLQWKAPKGTGWDDEAYKYVVYKFAPGEEINTDDPSKIVCITRGTILKLNYRDGSTRYTYVVTALDRMSNESIGKRKKVKL
- a CDS encoding BamA/TamA family outer membrane protein is translated as MFRIRLFHLHFILAIGILGILFAACSAEKFVPDNEYMLDKVEIRSDAKGINPSQLAQYVRQKGNSRWFSFFKIPLGTYALAGKDTTKWINRTLQKVGEEPVLYDTVQARLSCEDLRIAMNNMGYMNASVDIDTKVKGKKLTAIYNLHPGAPFVIKNFSYDIEDSLIAEILKPHLPQGFDKAHPRQFTVSSLDDERKRLTKILNDSGYYRFNKDFIYYSADSIRGSKEVDVTLHLTKFRANGKAEPTLHPRYFIDKVNIIPGDSTGIHLRKSVIDDNNLIESGKYFSASDLQKTYNNFARLGAVRYTNIDFREKQTFDNIIFGRNTSLKGSQLHYLDADIKLSNNKPHTISFQPEGTNTAGDLGVAGALSYQNRNLFKGSELFSIELRAAFEAITGLEGYDNHNYEEYSVQTRLEFPRFLAPFVTRDFRRRSNATSEATVSWDLQNRPEFHRRVFSAAWKYHWMNPLKHLKYDFDVFDLSYVYMPWISQTFKKDYLDDVSNRNAILRYNYEDLFIMKMGFAASYNYNDIAIRGQVESAGNLLSGLNSIFNFKENADGQHTLFNIAYAQYIKFDFDFTKIIRFDERNSLVLHGDFGIAWPFGNSKVLPFEKRYIAGGANSVRGWSVRELGPGKFKGYDGRIDFINQTGDLKIDLNAEYRTHLFWKFDGAAFVDAGNIWTLREYAEQPGGQFKFDEFYKQLAVAYGLGLRLNFDYFILRLDAGMKAINPSYETSKEHFAIFHPNLGRDFKLHFAVGLPF
- a CDS encoding AAA family ATPase; the protein is MARADFVENRIDVVKNIYTLYSYLKDGSEEKKEWAKERFENATRFIVESFGNKLFFAPCRFVGFKNNTYEKHSVSYGSGDGIEVLNNLTDLKLYKNYKDDFLTQQFYDFVKELGMEIEKNEINFSIPNNLSVEDLKAEHKCYFISPTHCKGQKQIAWNSFVENNLMAIGWNDEDYSDSTTAELESIYKNQDESAVYPFKLIKQICNGDIICCTNNNHGFYGMGIALSPYKYKSQIHFAGTDKDGNKSYYSHYIDVAWLCFKEEGYIPTKDFNIKSPERQWIPYGTLNKNEIPLYVENYLYRNKSEEMDIKSQYKPYVKILKESKNIVLTGAPGTGKTYLARKIAEAMGAEYEMVQFHPSYDYSDFVEGLRPVKDENGNIAFERKDGIFKSFCKKALENENFTGNFEDIYQKYIDNLIECEEAELTTTVQKKPFKIAANSNRNITVFTAKTQFVVKKEFLKAYIEKGEILDWKPYTTAIGEDIKSKHPDLKVAKSEVKNKNYVFIIDEINRGEISKIFGELFFSIDPGYRKEEDRIKVKTQYQELVDQGDVFRDGFFVPENVYIIGTMNDIDRSVESMDFAMRRRFTWIEVSAKDSADNMNIQGEARERMFALNDTILKTEGLGREFQIGGALFLNQTDMEELWDYHLSSLLKEYLRGMPDAEANFKKLEEAFRGVDSFEE
- a CDS encoding RNA methyltransferase, with translation MISKNKIKLIRSLETKKGREKAGLFVAEGPKVVNDLLDAGFTAEDIIEDAEDIKRVSFLQHPQPMLGVFRFKPKSASPDILSTLSIALDGVQDPGNLGTIIRVADWFGIDNIICSNDTVDCWNPKVVQATMGSIARVNIHYINLEDLIAFLPGDFPVYGTMLDGRNIYEEALSKSGIIVMGNEGNGISQPIREKVNRKLLIPTFSNSEHKADSLNVAIATSIVCSEFKRRG
- a CDS encoding OmpP1/FadL family transporter; protein product: MKKQYYFLFASLLAMPAMAQETYENARLTGEDLNGTARYVGMGGALEALGADISTIGSNPAGIGLFRHNTLSVSGGLLMQGKGNEFANGKKTNASFDQIGGVYSTRTGRKSYLNLGFNYHKSKNFNYILNAANSLNGSSQNGQSYLKGMLGSEANGGFSVRQMKDGTYMGYVDDKSDNTSYSWSQTDYLYWNTVIPDVKAGPNDSKFFEYPAQSYMFDRSSKGYIANYDFNISGNIKDRVFLGVTFGIKDVDYKGYSEYNETLMGNKGTIAMADERRVSGTGFDVTAGVIVRPLDNSPFRFGAYVKSPTWYNLTTENYTQILNNTTEGGTHDSGKISNAYDFKIWTPWKFGFSLGHTVGNYLALGLSYEYEDHSTINTRINDGVYYDYDSWYGYGDVYESTSADGYMNEHAEIALKGVSTLKLGAEYKPTANLALRIGYNYISPKYNAEAQKNPTLPSYGTSYSSATDYTNWDATNRFTCGIGYQIKKFNIDLAYQYSSQKGEFYPFSNLSVEDGGQIHSNTTTATKVDKNHSQLLLTLGYHF
- a CDS encoding McrC family protein, with protein sequence MRTTDNNCGKEISNGELADLLPYSGVTLKKICEEKHPNLLVFPHSLGENGDDIGSSCIFRINDNKLYTNNVVGFVGIGNTKLSISSRFSEDDDKDFFLHYMLQRVLGINVVDLKMHSDEERIFDFLVYLFPYMLTKALEQGLYREYCTREYNDARVRGTIDIARHIKTNIPFQGNIAYRVREYSHDNALTQLIRHTIEYIKRSAAKLILHNSRETEEAVKRIEQATTSFNSRDLQKIIAKNMKPISRPYFSNYVALQRLCLMILCHKKLSFGNNTQQIYGILFDAAWLWEEYLAKLFKDLGFKHPKNKDRKGGLSVFNKTSSSDFNAYRYPDYWKNDTALDAKYKQMQSDKGNTIIDREDLNQIITYMYIRKFESGGFIHPAKDTTVNGCGTLEGYGGNVKVYSLCIPQNCNTFTNFTERIKIEEDKLKKIMQ